In a single window of the Neosynechococcus sphagnicola sy1 genome:
- a CDS encoding cob(I)yrinic acid a,c-diamide adenosyltransferase, translating to MAETRLYXGGSSRSWTTSKPSRGWEIARAAIASGLYKTIILDELNPTVDLELLPEEPIVMALLRKPRDTEVIITGRCKNPPAYFELASVHSEVYCHKHYANSGVELKRGVDF from the coding sequence GTGGCCGAGACGCGATTGTATGSCGGGGGCAGCAGCAGGAGTTGGACTACGTCGAAGCCGAGCCGGGGTTGGGAAATTGCCAGGGCAGCGATCGCCTCGGGCTTATATAAGACGATCATTCTGGATGAACTGAACCCCACGGTGGATCTGGAGCTACTCCCGGAAGAGCCGATTGTCATGGCCTTACTGCGAAAACCCCGGGACACCGAAGTCATTATCACCGGGCGCTGCAAAAATCCCCCCGCCTACTTCGAGTTAGCCAGTGTTCATTCCGAAGTTTACTGCCACAAACACTATGCCAATAGTGGGGTTGAGCTGAAGCGCGGGGTAGATTTCTAA
- a CDS encoding pyridoxal phosphate-dependent aminotransferase, with amino-acid sequence MKLAARVSQVTPSLTLAIAAKAKAMQADGLDVCSFSTGEPDFETPTHIKAAAIKALEAGKTRYGPAAGEPRLRSAIAQSLQADGLCYAAENVIVTNGGKHSLFNLMMALLDPGDEVIIPAPYWLSYPEMVRLAAGVPVIVPTDAASGYKITPSQLQQAITPRTRLFVLNSPSNPTGMVYTAAEIQAIADVIVAANVWVVSDEIYGKITYEPAQHVSIGSLGPKIFERTLISSGFAKAYSMTGWRVGYLAGPVELIKAASTIQGHSTSNVCTFAQYGAIAALEGSQECVEQMRLAFAERRIVILDLLRQIPGLTCGQPEGAFYLFVNIRQTGLTSLQFCDALLETHQVATIPGIAFGADDHIRLSYATDMTTIERGMERLATFVKSHL; translated from the coding sequence ATGAAACTGGCAGCCCGAGTAAGTCAGGTCACCCCTTCTTTAACATTGGCGATCGCTGCAAAGGCGAAGGCAATGCAAGCAGATGGACTTGATGTTTGTAGCTTCAGTACCGGAGAACCGGACTTTGAGACCCCCACCCACATCAAAGCTGCGGCTATTAAGGCTCTGGAAGCCGGGAAGACTCGCTATGGTCCCGCCGCCGGAGAACCCCGGCTCCGTAGTGCGATCGCCCAAAGTTTGCAGGCCGATGGTCTCTGTTATGCCGCTGAGAATGTGATTGTAACCAATGGTGGTAAGCATTCGCTGTTTAATCTAATGATGGCGCTCCTAGATCCTGGGGATGAAGTGATCATCCCGGCTCCTTACTGGTTGAGCTATCCCGAAATGGTGCGATTGGCAGCGGGAGTCCCCGTGATTGTGCCCACCGATGCTGCCAGTGGCTACAAAATTACCCCCAGCCAACTGCAACAGGCCATTACCCCCCGGACGCGATTGTTTGTCCTCAATTCCCCCTCAAATCCCACCGGGATGGTTTACACGGCGGCTGAGATTCAGGCGATCGCCGATGTCATTGTCGCCGCCAATGTCTGGGTGGTTTCGGATGAAATCTATGGCAAAATCACCTATGAGCCTGCTCAGCACGTCAGCATTGGCTCCCTGGGGCCAAAGATTTTTGAGCGTACCCTGATTAGCAGTGGCTTTGCCAAGGCTTACTCCATGACCGGGTGGCGCGTTGGCTACCTAGCTGGGCCAGTGGAACTGATCAAGGCCGCCTCGACCATCCAAGGGCATAGCACCTCAAATGTCTGCACCTTTGCCCAGTATGGGGCGATCGCAGCGCTGGAAGGTTCACAGGAGTGTGTAGAACAGATGCGACTGGCCTTTGCCGAGCGCCGCATCGTGATTTTGGATCTGCTGCGGCAGATTCCGGGTTTAACCTGCGGCCAGCCCGAGGGTGCCTTCTATCTCTTTGTTAACATCCGCCAAACTGGACTAACCTCCCTCCAGTTCTGCGATGCACTCCTCGAAACCCATCAGGTGGCGACCATCCCTGGCATTGCCTTTGGCGCGGATGATCACATTCGCCTCTCCTATGCCACCGATATGACCACCATTGAGAGGGGCATGGAACGTCTAGCGACTTTTGTGAAATCCCACCTCTGA
- the mutY gene encoding A/G-specific adenine glycosylase produces MSQQLPLSQPVLPSHQLDGSVLPALRQSLLTWYRQAGRELPWRSQQDPYAIWVSEIMLQQTQVKTVIPYYHRWLQQFPTIATLAIADQQQVLKVWQGLGYYARARNLHRAAQVIMQQHQGQFPDQLPAILALPGIGRSTAGGILSAAFHQAWPILDGNVQRVLARLVALPCPPRQALNALWQLSAQLLDAQHPRDFNQALMDLGATVCTPQQPTCQNCPWQPHCQAYDQGMQSSLPMREPTVPLPHKTIGVAVIWNDQGQVLIDRRRQSGLLGGLWEFPGGKVEVGETVVECIVREIQEELGIEIAVAQHLVTIDHAYTHFRVTLVVHCCRHIAGTPQPLACDEVRWVTLEELDQFPFPKANVQIIEALHSHPPT; encoded by the coding sequence TTGTCCCAACAACTCCCCCTGTCTCAGCCTGTTTTACCCAGTCATCAGCTGGATGGTTCAGTCCTCCCAGCCTTACGACAATCGCTTTTGACATGGTACCGTCAGGCAGGACGAGAGTTACCGTGGCGAAGCCAACAGGATCCCTATGCAATCTGGGTTTCTGAGATCATGTTGCAGCAAACCCAGGTAAAGACGGTGATCCCCTACTATCACCGATGGCTGCAGCAGTTTCCCACCATTGCCACCCTAGCCATAGCTGACCAGCAGCAGGTCTTAAAGGTTTGGCAAGGTTTAGGCTACTATGCCCGTGCCCGCAATCTCCATCGGGCAGCTCAGGTGATCATGCAGCAGCATCAGGGTCAATTTCCTGATCAACTTCCAGCGATTTTAGCGTTGCCTGGAATTGGGCGATCGACCGCAGGGGGAATTTTGAGTGCTGCCTTCCATCAGGCTTGGCCAATTCTGGATGGCAATGTCCAGCGAGTGCTGGCGCGATTAGTAGCCTTGCCCTGCCCCCCGCGTCAAGCTCTCAACGCATTGTGGCAACTGTCAGCCCAGCTTTTAGATGCCCAACACCCCCGAGATTTTAACCAAGCCCTCATGGATCTGGGGGCAACGGTTTGTACTCCTCAGCAACCCACCTGCCAAAACTGCCCCTGGCAACCCCATTGTCAGGCGTATGATCAAGGGATGCAATCCAGCTTACCGATGCGTGAACCTACTGTTCCCTTGCCCCATAAAACCATTGGTGTTGCCGTCATCTGGAACGACCAGGGACAGGTACTCATCGATCGCCGTCGCCAGTCGGGGTTACTGGGTGGACTCTGGGAATTCCCCGGTGGCAAAGTGGAGGTAGGAGAAACCGTTGTTGAGTGTATTGTCCGCGAGATTCAGGAAGAATTGGGCATTGAGATTGCGGTGGCGCAACATCTGGTTACGATTGATCATGCTTATACGCACTTCCGGGTGACTTTGGTGGTACATTGCTGTCGCCATATAGCCGGGACACCCCAGCCCTTGGCCTGCGATGAAGTGCGGTGGGTGACCCTGGAGGAACTAGATCAGTTCCCTTTCCCCAAAGCGAATGTTCAGATCATTGAAGCTCTGCACTCGCACCCACCCACCTAA
- a CDS encoding TrmH family RNA methyltransferase: MITSSQNPLVKQLRKLHRPKERRQQHLCLLEGTHLLEAALETAQPLETICHTSDWQERYPQLWHQASQQARRLELVSAEVLRAIATTVEPDGVVATMPRLHTQPLTIQTLGLAIATLQDPGNLGTIIRTTAAAGAEGLWLSADSVDLDHPKVLRASAGQWFRLPMAISPDLETEITQCRTQGIQVIATLPQAPITYWQVNWQRPTLILLGNEGAGLPPNLIALADQQVRIPLSSGVESLNVAIAAALLLFEAQRQRGFQ; this comes from the coding sequence ATGATCACCAGTTCCCAAAATCCACTGGTCAAACAGCTTCGTAAACTCCATCGCCCCAAGGAACGTCGTCAGCAGCATCTCTGTCTCCTCGAGGGTACCCACCTGCTGGAAGCAGCCCTAGAGACAGCCCAACCCCTAGAGACAATTTGCCATACGTCGGACTGGCAGGAGCGCTATCCGCAACTTTGGCACCAAGCCAGTCAACAGGCTCGACGGTTAGAGCTGGTGAGTGCGGAGGTTCTCCGTGCGATCGCCACCACCGTCGAACCCGATGGAGTGGTGGCTACGATGCCCCGGCTCCATACCCAACCCCTGACCATCCAAACCTTGGGTTTAGCGATCGCAACCCTGCAAGATCCCGGCAATCTAGGAACCATTATTCGCACCACTGCGGCAGCGGGGGCAGAGGGTTTATGGCTGAGTGCGGACAGTGTGGATTTGGATCATCCCAAGGTGCTCCGAGCGTCGGCGGGACAATGGTTTCGGCTCCCCATGGCCATCAGTCCTGATCTGGAGACAGAGATCACCCAATGCCGTACCCAGGGCATCCAGGTCATTGCCACCCTACCCCAGGCACCGATCACTTACTGGCAAGTCAACTGGCAACGCCCCACCCTGATTCTCCTCGGCAATGAAGGAGCCGGACTGCCCCCCAATCTCATTGCCCTAGCTGATCAGCAGGTGCGAATTCCCCTCAGTTCTGGCGTGGAGTCTTTGAATGTGGCGATCGCGGCGGCACTTCTCCTCTTTGAAGCCCAACGCCAGCGGGGGTTTCAATGA
- a CDS encoding DUF760 domain-containing protein has protein sequence MSHPLNRGIEFLESDAEPGNLLWQYLQSMNPETIAQLSKPSSVEVFQVMERNIVGLLGNLPSEHFGVTITTSREHLGRLMASAMISGYFLRNAEQRMTFEKSWQLTEANGSDL, from the coding sequence GTGAGTCATCCGTTAAATCGAGGCATTGAGTTCTTAGAAAGTGATGCTGAGCCTGGGAATTTACTGTGGCAGTATCTTCAATCCATGAACCCAGAAACCATTGCCCAGCTGTCCAAACCCAGCTCTGTCGAAGTGTTTCAGGTGATGGAGCGCAATATTGTTGGCTTGCTCGGGAACTTACCTTCCGAGCATTTTGGGGTCACTATCACAACCAGTCGGGAACATTTGGGGCGATTGATGGCTTCCGCGATGATTAGCGGCTACTTCCTCCGCAATGCGGAGCAACGCATGACTTTTGAGAAGTCCTGGCAACTAACGGAAGCAAACGGCTCAGACCTCTGA
- a CDS encoding response regulator transcription factor, with the protein MASTGIQIIETNPHLRSLLGWHLQQSGYGVYQSADIHQAREVFQGRQPALVILDADLPDGDGLEFCSWLQRHQLALILMLSVRDTEADIVEGLRAGADDYLTKPFGMQEFLARIEALTRRIRNVVPPASLDYGDLKIDLVQRRVRFKSEPIDLTPQEFSLLYVLAQASGLPLTRLELLNRAWPDAIDNPRTVDTHVLSLRKKIEQDPRQPNLIQTIRNVGYRLNLEVLKPQPMDSTETKVHRGKRTVPPTPLVIHSTLPG; encoded by the coding sequence GTGGCATCAACTGGGATTCAAATCATCGAAACTAACCCCCACTTGCGATCGCTGCTAGGTTGGCATCTTCAGCAATCAGGCTACGGTGTTTATCAATCGGCTGATATCCATCAGGCCAGAGAGGTGTTTCAGGGTCGTCAACCAGCGTTGGTGATTTTAGATGCAGATTTACCCGACGGGGACGGCTTGGAATTTTGTAGCTGGCTACAGCGTCATCAATTGGCGTTGATTTTGATGCTATCGGTGCGGGATACGGAAGCTGACATTGTGGAAGGACTCCGAGCCGGAGCCGATGACTACCTGACCAAGCCCTTTGGGATGCAAGAATTTCTCGCTCGGATTGAAGCCCTCACCCGACGTATCCGCAATGTGGTCCCCCCCGCCTCCCTAGACTATGGTGATTTGAAGATTGACCTCGTGCAGCGGCGGGTGCGGTTCAAGAGTGAACCCATTGACCTCACCCCTCAGGAGTTTAGTCTGCTATACGTTCTCGCCCAAGCCAGTGGTCTACCCCTCACCCGACTAGAATTGCTGAATCGAGCCTGGCCAGATGCCATTGATAATCCCCGCACAGTAGATACCCATGTACTGTCGTTGCGAAAAAAAATTGAACAAGATCCCCGGCAACCGAATTTAATTCAAACGATTCGGAATGTTGGCTATCGCCTGAATTTAGAAGTCCTGAAACCCCAGCCGATGGATAGCACCGAGACCAAAGTCCATAGGGGAAAGCGAACGGTTCCCCCCACCCCCTTGGTGATTCATTCTACGCTTCCTGGCTAG
- a CDS encoding IS5 family transposase encodes MSKAYPSNLSQAQFELLNDLIPEPKFGGRPRSVDMWDVLNAIFYVLVEGVRWRGLPGDFPAWQTVYTYFRQWRKDGTWVRMHDRLRECTRIEQERHRSPSEAIIDSQSVKSAA; translated from the coding sequence ATGAGTAAAGCTTACCCCAGTAATTTGTCTCAAGCCCAATTTGAACTACTCAACGACTTGATACCCGAGCCGAAATTCGGTGGTCGTCCTCGTAGCGTCGATATGTGGGATGTTCTGAACGCCATTTTCTATGTTTTGGTGGAGGGAGTGCGATGGCGAGGGTTGCCAGGGGATTTTCCGGCATGGCAAACCGTATACACCTACTTTCGTCAGTGGCGCAAAGATGGAACCTGGGTGCGGATGCACGACCGATTGCGAGAGTGTACCCGAATTGAACAGGAGCGTCATCGCAGCCCGTCGGAAGCGATTATCGACAGTCAAAGTGTCAAAAGTGCCGCT
- a CDS encoding Coq4 family protein has translation MSNSPKTYDVDKAFSAYIHYLQSNHEQLKGGDDNPNLVFELENALDETEAAQMSVIELRKIPEVNALFEERWLPELIDLNELIKLPEGTFGYIYAKEMLARGFDPHFFQKVPVEDDIAYMKMLWRSTHDFYHVVADFDVDLVGEFALQVFMMAQSPIPISIMIVSQGLFQTAIYNPQEFTRLMQEMSRAWDLGIQTPAKFIAQKWDQYLNLSLAEVRDILGIPEALRLS, from the coding sequence ATGAGTAACTCTCCAAAAACATACGATGTTGATAAGGCTTTCTCAGCCTATATTCATTATCTCCAGTCTAACCACGAGCAACTGAAAGGAGGAGATGACAACCCTAATCTAGTTTTTGAGCTAGAAAATGCTCTGGATGAAACTGAAGCAGCTCAAATGTCAGTGATTGAACTTAGAAAAATCCCAGAAGTCAATGCTTTATTTGAAGAGCGTTGGCTACCAGAACTGATCGATTTGAATGAGTTGATCAAGCTGCCAGAAGGAACCTTCGGGTATATCTATGCTAAGGAAATGCTCGCAAGGGGCTTTGATCCTCATTTCTTTCAAAAAGTTCCTGTCGAAGATGACATTGCCTATATGAAAATGTTATGGAGAAGTACCCACGATTTCTACCATGTCGTTGCAGATTTTGATGTCGATTTGGTGGGAGAATTTGCCCTTCAAGTCTTTATGATGGCACAATCCCCAATTCCAATTAGCATCATGATAGTAAGTCAAGGTCTTTTTCAAACAGCAATCTACAACCCACAAGAATTTACCCGTTTGATGCAAGAAATGTCTCGTGCTTGGGATTTAGGAATTCAAACTCCAGCAAAGTTCATAGCTCAGAAGTGGGATCAGTATTTGAATCTATCCCTCGCTGAAGTTCGGGATATCCTAGGTATTCCTGAAGCGTTGCGACTTTCTTGA
- a CDS encoding DUF6761 family protein: MLQDTRSIRFYQNLTDDLVELWQRGYRFDDLRLYLDGYLAALRHANILEPYLIHRLEEEVTRYIHDPSNFVLPEPEPDYYEY, encoded by the coding sequence ATGCTCCAGGATACTCGCTCAATTCGCTTCTATCAAAATCTGACGGATGACCTCGTAGAGTTATGGCAGCGCGGCTATCGCTTTGATGATCTGCGGCTTTATCTAGATGGTTATCTGGCAGCATTGCGACATGCCAATATCTTAGAACCTTATTTGATTCACCGATTAGAAGAGGAAGTCACCCGCTATATTCACGACCCTTCTAATTTTGTGTTGCCCGAGCCTGAACCCGACTATTACGAGTATTAG
- a CDS encoding M61 family metallopeptidase yields the protein MNQAADDHPIPSPVVAHPAGMATSQPPITTQPSPLQIHYQVAMPAPATHLFSLTLQVQGLLPPRLDLKLPVWTPGSYLVREYARHLQGFSAATATGVPLSWRKLSKNHWQVETTGVAAIAVHYDIYANELSVRTNHLDTTHGYFNGAALFLYLPGWEKQPITVAIAPPEGWHVTTPLPKLAASPPTFRASDYDTLVDSPFEIGTHACYDFEVLGKPHQLAIWGQGNQQPEQLIQDIRQLIHTEAQLFGGLPYDRYLFLLHLSSQGNGGLEHKTSCSLNYPRFGFRNREKYQRFLQLVAHEFFHLWNVKRIRPLALETFDYDQENYTSSLWFSEGTTSYYDLLIPLRAGLMNGSTFLAGLSKEITRFLNTPGRRVQPLQESSFDAWIKLYRPDANSLNSQVSYYLKGELVSLLLDLRIRVRSAHQRSLDDVMRQMWQRFGIPEVGFTPEQLQQVMESVVGESLSDFWHCYVQGTEELPFQTYLEPFGLQLLAHTTEEIPYLGLTVKAEQGRDLVKGVESDSPAQHAGLDSGDELLAINGIRVHAEQLSERLKDFQPGDQIQLTVFHQDQLRTCPAVLASPQPSQYHIIAIAHPSPTQEQNCLDWLGTSLANLR from the coding sequence ATGAATCAAGCAGCAGATGACCACCCCATTCCCTCCCCAGTCGTTGCCCACCCTGCGGGGATGGCGACCTCCCAGCCTCCCATCACAACCCAACCCTCCCCGCTCCAGATCCACTATCAGGTGGCAATGCCAGCACCAGCCACCCATCTGTTTTCGCTAACCTTGCAAGTACAGGGGCTCTTGCCTCCTCGGCTGGATTTAAAACTACCGGTGTGGACACCGGGTTCCTATCTGGTGCGGGAGTACGCCCGCCATCTCCAGGGTTTCTCGGCGGCCACCGCCACGGGGGTACCCCTATCTTGGCGGAAACTCAGTAAAAATCACTGGCAAGTAGAGACAACAGGGGTTGCTGCGATCGCGGTTCACTATGACATCTATGCCAATGAGCTGTCGGTGCGCACCAATCACTTAGATACCACCCATGGCTATTTCAATGGGGCCGCCCTGTTTTTGTATCTACCGGGATGGGAAAAACAGCCCATAACCGTAGCGATCGCGCCTCCGGAGGGTTGGCACGTCACCACCCCACTACCGAAGCTGGCCGCTTCGCCACCTACCTTCCGAGCCAGCGACTATGACACCCTGGTGGACAGCCCCTTTGAAATTGGTACTCATGCCTGCTATGACTTTGAAGTTCTGGGGAAACCTCACCAATTGGCCATTTGGGGGCAGGGCAATCAACAGCCAGAACAGCTCATTCAGGATATCCGACAGCTGATTCACACGGAAGCGCAGCTATTTGGAGGGCTGCCCTACGATCGCTATCTCTTTCTCCTTCACCTGTCTTCCCAAGGAAATGGCGGGTTGGAACATAAAACGTCCTGCTCCCTCAACTATCCCCGCTTTGGGTTCCGCAACCGAGAGAAATATCAGCGGTTCTTGCAGCTGGTGGCCCATGAATTTTTCCATCTCTGGAATGTCAAACGGATTCGGCCCCTGGCCTTAGAGACCTTTGACTACGACCAGGAAAACTACACTTCCTCCCTCTGGTTCAGTGAAGGCACCACCAGCTACTACGATTTACTGATCCCTTTGCGGGCGGGTCTGATGAATGGCTCAACCTTTTTGGCAGGGTTGAGTAAGGAGATCACTCGCTTTCTCAACACCCCCGGTCGCCGAGTGCAGCCTTTGCAGGAGTCGAGTTTTGATGCCTGGATTAAGCTCTATCGTCCCGATGCCAATAGCCTCAATTCGCAAGTTTCCTACTACCTCAAAGGGGAGTTGGTGTCGTTGCTCCTCGATTTGCGGATTCGGGTGCGCTCCGCCCACCAGCGATCTCTGGATGATGTCATGCGCCAAATGTGGCAACGGTTTGGCATCCCAGAAGTTGGCTTTACCCCCGAACAGCTCCAGCAGGTGATGGAATCAGTGGTCGGGGAGTCATTGTCTGATTTCTGGCACTGCTATGTACAGGGCACCGAGGAACTACCCTTCCAGACTTACCTGGAGCCCTTTGGTCTGCAACTCCTCGCCCACACCACGGAGGAAATTCCCTATCTGGGGCTCACCGTGAAGGCAGAGCAGGGTCGAGATCTGGTGAAAGGGGTGGAGAGTGACTCTCCGGCCCAGCACGCAGGTCTGGATAGCGGCGATGAACTGCTGGCAATCAATGGTATCCGGGTGCACGCAGAACAACTATCGGAACGGCTCAAGGATTTTCAGCCTGGCGATCAAATTCAGTTGACGGTGTTTCACCAAGATCAACTCCGCACCTGTCCTGCAGTGCTGGCATCTCCCCAGCCCAGTCAGTACCATATTATTGCCATTGCCCATCCTTCCCCGACTCAGGAACAAAACTGCCTGGATTGGTTAGGGACATCCCTGGCGAACCTGCGCTAG
- a CDS encoding 2Fe-2S iron-sulfur cluster-binding protein produces MSVYQVRLINPAIGLDRTLLVPEDQYILDWAEAAGVRLPAGCQQGDCSVCVAQILSGVIDQQEQKFLRPAEIAAGYTVTCVAYPRSDCTLQTHQESVLFQSSLYLAAEP; encoded by the coding sequence ATGAGCGTATATCAAGTGCGGCTGATCAACCCAGCCATCGGCCTCGATCGCACCCTTTTGGTTCCAGAAGATCAGTATATTTTGGATTGGGCCGAGGCTGCTGGAGTACGCCTCCCCGCTGGTTGCCAGCAGGGAGATTGTTCGGTCTGTGTGGCCCAGATCCTGAGTGGGGTCATTGATCAACAGGAACAAAAATTCCTCCGCCCTGCAGAAATTGCAGCTGGATACACGGTTACCTGTGTAGCCTATCCGCGATCGGACTGTACGTTGCAGACCCATCAAGAGTCGGTGTTGTTTCAGTCCTCTTTATACCTGGCAGCGGAACCTTAA
- a CDS encoding Crp/Fnr family transcriptional regulator yields the protein MQIAAICQLFPLFETAESETLEGLSAIATEHEYPAERAVVIEDAWGNAIYFVISGWVKVRLLTGETEKTLAILGRGDFFGEMAILDESPRSTDVVSLSPVHLFSISAQRFTQMLFKDGKFQHRLLQLMVKRLRQSNLRLQLRGQPSAVKLANTLVSLAESYGQPLESGINIYNLPHQDLADVSDIGLEDTHKIMEKLDSKGWVKANPGDQTLQLLNLKQLMHLAGRV from the coding sequence ATGCAGATTGCAGCGATTTGTCAATTATTTCCCCTATTTGAAACCGCAGAGTCAGAAACCCTAGAAGGACTATCTGCGATTGCTACCGAGCATGAATATCCTGCCGAACGAGCGGTAGTGATTGAAGATGCCTGGGGAAATGCCATCTACTTTGTGATCTCAGGCTGGGTGAAAGTGCGGTTACTGACGGGGGAGACAGAAAAAACCCTGGCGATTTTAGGTCGAGGTGATTTTTTTGGGGAAATGGCTATTCTCGATGAGTCGCCCCGCTCCACCGATGTGGTTTCCCTATCTCCGGTGCATCTGTTCAGTATTTCGGCTCAACGATTCACACAAATGCTATTCAAGGATGGCAAATTCCAGCACCGCCTGCTGCAACTGATGGTGAAGCGGCTGCGGCAGTCCAATCTCCGGTTGCAACTGCGGGGTCAACCTTCGGCGGTGAAGCTTGCCAATACCCTGGTCAGCTTGGCAGAGTCCTACGGTCAGCCGTTAGAGTCAGGGATCAATATTTACAACCTGCCCCATCAAGATTTGGCCGATGTCAGCGATATTGGCCTAGAAGATACCCACAAGATTATGGAAAAGCTAGACAGTAAAGGCTGGGTGAAAGCAAATCCAGGGGATCAAACCCTGCAACTGCTGAATCTCAAGCAGTTGATGCACTTGGCCGGGCGCGTTTAA